The Paenibacillus mucilaginosus 3016 genome includes the window CGGCTGCGGTTCAGGAAGCTCTCCCGGAGGGAGATCCCCTTGCGGGTCCAGACCGAATTCGCAGCGTTCAAGTGAACGGCTTCTCCCGAATGCTGGAGCAGGTCCCTCAGGATCCGGCTTCCCCGGTTCCACTCTTCCATCGGCATCCCCTGCGTCTGGAGCACTCTGCTCATCTCGCTCAAGGTGGCGCCCTCCGCGCCATGATAGATCAATGACAATGCGGACGCCACGCTGTAGGGCGACAGGAACAGATTCTCGCCGGGGCGCTCCGCGGCCAGCCTCCGGTGGAGCTCCAAGCCAAATCGATTGTGGGCGGTGACAATACGGGGATCGAGCTCCTTCAGCTCATAGGTCCGTTTCTCTACGGCCGCTTCCGCGCGCCGCTCCTGCCCGCTGCCGCAGCCGGCCAGGAGCAGGGCTGCCGACATCAGAACGAGCAGCCCCCGGGGATATGTATACGTTTTCTTATTCACGAATCTCACAAGCTTCCGCCCCCTCTCTGTACCCTGTCATTGACGGGATACAGGGAGGGGATGTTGCAGCATGATGGGGCGGGAGTATCGGCTGAAGCCGCTGCTAGCCCCACTGCTTCCGGATCCATTCTACCTGCAGCCGGAAATGATCGCCGCTCGTGTGGTGGCCGTTGAACGGGAAGACGTGAATGTCCTTCGGCACCGTGATCCGGTTGTACACCGCGTAGACGGTCTCCGGCAGGCATACCGTGTCCTTCAGGCCGACCGAAACGAAGACCGGGCTGTGCAGTCTCGCGGACAGGTGCAGCAGGTCGAAGTATCCCAGGGTATGCAGCACCTGATCGAGATGCTCCGGATGGCGCGAGACGAACTTGGCGGCCTCGGTCAGCGAGCCGGTTGAGTTCAGGATGCCGTAGTCCATGTGGCACAGGTTCGGCAGATCGGCCAGGACCAGCGCCGGGATCGGGCTGAGTGCGCCGGTGAGCAGCGACAGGCCGCCGCCTTGGCTCGTGCCCGCGGTGATCACCCGCTGCCCGTCCACCTCCGGCTGCGCCGCCACCCACTCCACGGCCCGCACGGCGTCCACCGCCGCCGCCCGGTAGTAGCTCTGACGCGGGTCGAGCAGCCCCTGCGTGATCCAGCCGGAGCTCATGCCGTGCGTCTGCGGCAGAAGGTTGCCGCTGTCGCCGCCCTGCCCGCGGACGTCCACCGCGAAGACGGCGAAGCCCTGCAGCAGCCAGGGTGCATGCTGCTCCGGGTAGCCCTTGCTGCCGGTGTAGCCGTGGTACAGCACCACGCAGGGCAGCCGCTCCGGCCGGGGCTGCGCCGTGAAGGAGGGCAGCAGGAACCAGCCGTGGAGCGGCGTGTCGTCATAGCCTTCGTAGACGACCTTATAGGTCTTGATATAGGGCGAGAGGCTCTCCGCCTCTTCCCTGCGGGCGTTCAGCGGCCTGCCCGCGGCGGCCTCCAGCGTCTCCTGCCAGAAGGCATCCAAATCGCCCGGCGCCTCCGTCTGCGCCGTAAAGCCTTCGAGCTCGCGGATCCGTTTGTGGATATGATTCATGTCCCCCGCCTTCCTGCCGCCGAACGGTCCTTCCAGGACCTGTCAATGCGGCATTTTCCCTCAGGGTAATCGAATCCCGGCTGCGGTGTCAATGGAGAGAATACCAGTAAAGTTTGGAGCGTGGAGAGCCGTCAGATGACGTAATCGAGGACTTCTTCGTAAGGAAGATACGTGTGGGCCTGGGCCGGGGCGGGCATGTAGATATGAAACGAGACGGCGCGCGCCATTCCCGGATTCGCAAGCTGGTGGATCTGATTCTTCGGCGCATAAAAATAGCTGCGCTCACCCACCGGCACCTCTCCCGTCAGGTGAGGATATCCGTACGAGTCGATCCGGAACATCCGGTTCGTGAGCGTCCCCTCCACGAGAAACATACAGCCGACCGCATCCCCGTGGTCGTGAATGAACGTCTCCTTGCCTGCCGGCAGATGGATGACTACCGCCTCCGCCTGCTCGGTGCGGATCAGCGAGGTCCGGCCATAGGGCAGCGCATGAGGCTCGGCGATATACGGCGCGAGCGTCTCCGGCGACAATTCGAACCCCTGCAGCAGTACTCTCAGTTCCTTAGGCGACGCCTGGGTCAGCCCCGACAATTCCTTTTCCATCCGCTGGATCCAGTTCATCTGGTGTCCTCCGCTCTTTTTATCAATTTTCCTTACCGGTTCCATAAATTTCCCTTATGATCTTGAGTTATCAACACGATATGCGCCTGCCCTTGCCGGGGTGCCTGCCCTAAGACCCTCCGGAGAGCGGACGCGAAGCCTATTTTGTCCGGCGGGCCCTTAAGAATGTTTTAAGGATTGGGCTCCATATTCGTTAAGATTTGGAACCTATACTGGATTACAGCAAGAGAGCGTGCGGCTGTCCGGCCGTCATTGTCCGCTCTCCCGGGCACATGGTATGCTTGCACAAGAATTCCCCAAGGGAAGGAGAACGGACCCCACATGGCCCAGCCCACCATACTGATCGTCGACGACGAAAAAGACATTATCGACCTCATTGAGATTTACCTGCGAAACGAGGGGTACCGGCTGCTCCGGGCGGCGAACGGACTCGAAGCGCTCAGCGTACTCGAAAAGGAGGACGTGGACCTCATCGTCCTCGACATCATGATGCCGAAGATGGACGGGATCGAAGCGTGCCTCAAGATCCGCGAATCCCGCAACATGCCCATCATCATGCTCTCCGCCAAGAGCCAGGATATGGACAAGATTCTCGGCCTCGGCACCGGAGCCGACGACTACATGACGAAGCCGTTCAATCCGCTGGAGCTCATCGCGCGCATCAAATCCCAGCTTCGCCGCTACACCCGGCTGAACGTGGCCGCCCCCAGCCGGGAGCACGAGATCGAGGTCGACGACCTGACGATCAACACGGCCACCCACGAAGTGAAGCTCGACGGCCGGGAGATCAAGCTGACTCCCCGCGAATTCGCCATCCTGGAGCTCCTTGCGCGCAACCGCGGCACGGTTTGGAGCATCGAACGGATCTATGAGACCGTCTGGAAAGAGACGTATCTCGATTCGGACAACACCGTCATGGTACATATCCGCAAGATCAGGGAAAAAATCGAGGACAATCCTCGCAAGCCGCGGTTCATCAAAACGGTATGGGGAGTGGGATATAAAGTTGAGTAAGCCTGTCAAAATCAAGAAACCCCGGAAGCCGGTGCTGGACCGGTTCCCGTTCCGGCTGTTTCCCTTCACGCTGCTGCGCGGATTCCTGCTCTTCCTGGCGGATCTCTACAAGATGGCGAAGGTGCAGGTGGAGCGCAGCGTCCGGCTGCAGCTCGTGCTGACCTTCGGCGTCTGCCTGCTCGCCTCGCTGATCTTCTATTCGATCTCCTCGGCGATCTTCGGCCAGATCAACAAGGGGACGGTGATCGACTATTCCGTCGGCATCGACCGGATCGACAGCGAAGCCCGCGGGCTGATCAGACTGCTCGAGCCCGTGCAGGATGACGAAGAGCTGGAGGAGCCGGAAGGCGGAAGTGAGGAGTCGGTGACAAGCGAAGCCGTGCAGCCGGGAACAAGCGGTGCGGGCGCAGGCGCAGCGGCGACGGCGAGCACTCCGGGTGCGGCGGGTACGCAGGCCGCAAGCGCGATAGGTGCGGCGGGCGCGGCTGGAGTGGCAAGCGGGCAAGCGGTAGGCGCC containing:
- a CDS encoding acetylxylan esterase; protein product: MNHIHKRIRELEGFTAQTEAPGDLDAFWQETLEAAAGRPLNARREEAESLSPYIKTYKVVYEGYDDTPLHGWFLLPSFTAQPRPERLPCVVLYHGYTGSKGYPEQHAPWLLQGFAVFAVDVRGQGGDSGNLLPQTHGMSSGWITQGLLDPRQSYYRAAAVDAVRAVEWVAAQPEVDGQRVITAGTSQGGGLSLLTGALSPIPALVLADLPNLCHMDYGILNSTGSLTEAAKFVSRHPEHLDQVLHTLGYFDLLHLSARLHSPVFVSVGLKDTVCLPETVYAVYNRITVPKDIHVFPFNGHHTSGDHFRLQVEWIRKQWG
- a CDS encoding cysteine dioxygenase; protein product: MNWIQRMEKELSGLTQASPKELRVLLQGFELSPETLAPYIAEPHALPYGRTSLIRTEQAEAVVIHLPAGKETFIHDHGDAVGCMFLVEGTLTNRMFRIDSYGYPHLTGEVPVGERSYFYAPKNQIHQLANPGMARAVSFHIYMPAPAQAHTYLPYEEVLDYVI
- a CDS encoding response regulator transcription factor, whose amino-acid sequence is MAQPTILIVDDEKDIIDLIEIYLRNEGYRLLRAANGLEALSVLEKEDVDLIVLDIMMPKMDGIEACLKIRESRNMPIIMLSAKSQDMDKILGLGTGADDYMTKPFNPLELIARIKSQLRRYTRLNVAAPSREHEIEVDDLTINTATHEVKLDGREIKLTPREFAILELLARNRGTVWSIERIYETVWKETYLDSDNTVMVHIRKIREKIEDNPRKPRFIKTVWGVGYKVE